In the Leptospira selangorensis genome, one interval contains:
- a CDS encoding cytochrome-c peroxidase — protein MKRIFFLILFLVSILGLIVCKEKKPIPELEGFVVKSVIHPSNNPFNQEKVELGKTLYFDSRLSFNQDVSCASCHNTASPSEGFPRTKIHNPAPSLTNVALYKDVFKDPEAKELEDLVKDKVHSKLLFQNETKLIQRISSIQGYKELFEKAYGDPGISGERIVLALSTFQRTIVSKNSSFDKFVMGEETALTPAQIRGWDVFQNKAKCIQCHQGPNFSDSELHTTGLAGIKDKVRTPTLRDVTKKKTFMHNGIFGSIEDTVNHFAEGGHSKAVHDPMLRPAELSDQDKKDLIEFLKALEGEPIQLEIPSIPKA, from the coding sequence ATGAAGCGTATTTTTTTCCTGATCCTATTCTTGGTTTCGATCTTAGGATTGATTGTATGTAAGGAAAAAAAGCCGATCCCTGAACTGGAAGGATTCGTTGTTAAAAGTGTAATTCATCCCAGTAATAACCCATTCAACCAAGAAAAGGTGGAGTTGGGTAAGACTCTATATTTCGATTCCAGACTTTCTTTCAACCAAGATGTAAGTTGTGCGAGTTGCCATAATACTGCTTCTCCCTCCGAAGGTTTTCCTCGTACTAAGATCCATAATCCCGCTCCTTCTCTTACAAACGTAGCATTGTATAAGGATGTATTCAAAGATCCGGAAGCGAAAGAGTTAGAGGATCTTGTTAAAGATAAGGTGCATTCTAAACTATTATTCCAGAATGAAACAAAGCTTATCCAAAGGATCTCTTCTATCCAAGGTTATAAGGAACTTTTTGAGAAGGCTTATGGAGATCCTGGAATTTCTGGAGAAAGAATTGTTTTAGCACTTTCTACCTTCCAAAGAACCATCGTAAGTAAAAATTCGAGTTTTGATAAATTCGTGATGGGAGAAGAAACGGCCCTCACTCCTGCGCAGATCCGTGGTTGGGATGTATTTCAGAACAAGGCAAAATGTATCCAATGTCACCAGGGTCCGAACTTCTCCGATTCAGAATTACATACGACCGGACTTGCAGGGATCAAGGACAAGGTTAGAACTCCTACATTAAGGGATGTTACCAAAAAGAAAACTTTCATGCATAACGGGATTTTCGGATCGATAGAAGATACTGTGAACCATTTTGCAGAAGGTGGTCATTCCAAAGCGGTGCATGATCCTATGTTAAGACCTGCGGAACTTTCCGATCAGGATAAGAAGGATTTGATCGAATTCTTAAAAGCATTAGAAGGGGAGCCAATCCAATTGGAAATCCCTTCTATTCCGAAAGCTTAA
- the sigJ gene encoding RNA polymerase sigma factor SigJ — protein MNTQERLDQFIENKGLVFGIAYKMTGSVVEAEDIVQETFLRWEKSREEKIRSPKAFLSTVAARLSLDSLRKAKRKRETYIGPWLPEPLAPEPMQEEPDSETLDLAFLHLLEKLNPIERAVFLLRESFEMDYDSISKVVGKNQENCRQILKRAKESLKADRKKYDAPSEKRKKIFRDFLLASSKGKPELLVPFLKEEIVLWSDGGGKVNAARIPIIGKDRASHFFIRTGSNKLKYTLDFYFGMVNGSETLIGYYNDQPAYLQNFLIDEDGISKIYSVLNPDKLKSMENKHKLIEEGLIFPLENFLLFPHTYHKKVAKWLNPVAKLVKWAIVR, from the coding sequence ATGAACACCCAAGAAAGACTAGATCAATTTATAGAAAACAAAGGTTTGGTCTTTGGGATCGCCTATAAGATGACAGGAAGTGTGGTAGAAGCCGAAGACATAGTGCAGGAAACTTTTCTGAGATGGGAAAAATCCAGGGAAGAAAAGATCAGATCTCCAAAAGCATTTTTATCTACGGTTGCGGCCAGACTCTCTCTGGACTCTTTAAGAAAAGCAAAAAGGAAAAGGGAAACCTATATAGGTCCCTGGTTACCGGAGCCATTGGCTCCGGAGCCTATGCAAGAAGAGCCTGATTCCGAAACCCTGGATCTGGCATTTCTACATCTATTAGAAAAACTAAATCCGATTGAAAGAGCGGTATTCCTACTCAGAGAAAGTTTCGAGATGGATTATGATTCCATCTCGAAAGTAGTGGGGAAAAACCAGGAGAATTGTAGGCAAATCCTCAAAAGAGCCAAAGAATCGCTTAAAGCCGATCGTAAAAAGTATGATGCGCCTTCTGAAAAAAGAAAAAAGATCTTCCGAGATTTTTTACTCGCTTCTTCCAAAGGAAAACCGGAACTACTTGTTCCTTTCTTAAAGGAAGAGATAGTTCTTTGGTCAGATGGCGGCGGAAAAGTAAATGCCGCTAGAATACCGATCATTGGGAAAGATAGAGCCTCTCATTTCTTTATTCGGACAGGAAGCAACAAACTCAAATATACTTTGGATTTCTATTTCGGGATGGTAAATGGCTCTGAAACATTGATCGGTTATTATAATGATCAACCTGCCTATCTGCAAAATTTCCTAATAGATGAAGACGGGATTTCTAAAATTTATTCGGTTTTAAATCCGGATAAATTAAAATCCATGGAGAATAAACATAAACTGATAGAAGAAGGACTTATCTTTCCTCTGGAGAATTTCTTATTATTCCCTCATACCTACCATAAGAAGGTTGCGAAATGGTTAAACCCAGTAGCCAAACTAGTCAAATGGGCGATCGTGAGGTGA
- a CDS encoding TolC family protein, producing the protein MLRPANIPSLRKFYLRLLLVGAFGFPASQFAQELDPSLQSKPRILKLSLKEAVNYVLANNITVRNAGMEFVKADTAELKNLSQYAWTLVGGFSKTKTNLPLNNNNVLSGTKISNDRINVGIQKNFQTLTYFSLELSHTRFDADAFETQAAAARLGAVGSYLAAPPQYTDALTVTLGQELLKYSFGQTEKEKQKVLQQNAVIRRDELVNILAQLVVKTLVDYWSLSVYDSQVETFDRLEKNTKNIRDLTVRKRNLGLSEGFEVNQWNSALTQTENSLERARLARSEAERNLIRVLNVDPSSKISGITDLQEKVPNDINPTKDYQYALDHRIDLKNLIRQRQIAELELKIKNAEDMPSLKITGSYSTRGQTFLNPQTNYINPDTGMMSFKYPEKTFNFALSYPLFDTGIQTDIRDAKLKLDILSKQETELRTLIKEELDNRYYAIVAGQDLLETANTRKEEAEKFYKGVQARFNQGRFTAVLVKSALDGLIQAELQVAQARINFNVDIIRYELARNSVFEKFGVNVDEIVDTIIKNEVARAQQATPSNN; encoded by the coding sequence ATGCTTAGGCCTGCAAATATTCCTTCGTTAAGGAAATTTTATCTGCGACTCTTGCTTGTCGGAGCTTTCGGTTTTCCAGCTTCACAATTCGCCCAAGAGTTAGACCCTTCTCTTCAAAGTAAGCCGAGAATTCTGAAACTCTCTTTGAAAGAAGCGGTCAATTATGTCCTAGCGAATAATATCACAGTTAGAAATGCTGGGATGGAATTCGTGAAAGCGGATACTGCCGAGTTAAAAAATCTATCTCAATATGCATGGACGCTGGTCGGCGGTTTTTCGAAAACAAAAACTAATCTTCCTCTGAATAATAATAACGTTCTCTCCGGAACTAAGATCTCCAACGATCGGATAAACGTAGGGATCCAGAAAAACTTCCAGACTCTGACCTATTTTAGCTTAGAACTTAGCCATACTCGATTCGATGCGGACGCTTTCGAGACCCAAGCTGCCGCTGCCAGACTAGGTGCAGTGGGTTCTTATCTAGCTGCTCCTCCTCAATACACGGATGCTTTGACCGTCACTCTCGGTCAGGAACTTTTAAAATATTCTTTCGGCCAGACTGAAAAAGAAAAACAAAAGGTCTTACAACAAAACGCAGTCATTCGTAGGGATGAGTTAGTTAATATTCTCGCTCAACTTGTAGTAAAAACCCTGGTAGACTATTGGAGCTTGAGTGTTTACGATTCTCAGGTAGAAACTTTCGATAGATTAGAAAAGAATACCAAAAACATCAGGGATCTCACTGTAAGAAAACGTAATCTTGGTCTTTCAGAAGGATTCGAGGTTAACCAATGGAACAGTGCTCTCACTCAAACTGAAAATAGTTTAGAAAGAGCAAGACTTGCTAGATCGGAAGCGGAAAGAAATTTGATCCGAGTTTTAAATGTGGATCCAAGTTCTAAAATTTCCGGGATTACTGATCTTCAAGAAAAAGTCCCGAACGATATCAATCCGACTAAAGATTATCAATATGCATTGGATCATAGGATCGACCTAAAAAATTTGATCCGCCAAAGACAGATCGCTGAATTAGAACTGAAGATCAAGAATGCTGAGGATATGCCTTCCTTAAAAATTACAGGAAGTTATTCTACAAGAGGTCAGACTTTCTTAAATCCTCAGACAAACTATATAAATCCTGATACCGGGATGATGTCCTTTAAGTATCCTGAAAAAACTTTTAACTTCGCATTATCTTATCCTTTATTCGATACCGGGATCCAAACCGATATTAGAGATGCAAAACTCAAACTGGATATCCTTTCAAAACAAGAAACGGAACTCAGAACTCTGATCAAAGAAGAGTTGGACAATAGATATTATGCAATTGTTGCAGGACAGGACCTTTTAGAAACCGCTAATACTCGTAAAGAAGAAGCGGAGAAGTTTTACAAAGGTGTCCAAGCACGATTCAATCAGGGAAGATTCACTGCAGTTTTAGTTAAGTCTGCTTTGGACGGTTTGATCCAAGCAGAGTTACAAGTAGCTCAAGCAAGGATCAACTTTAACGTGGATATCATCCGTTACGAACTGGCAAGAAACTCTGTTTTTGAAAAGTTCGGAGTAAATGTGGATGAGATCGTAGACACGATCATCAAAAATGAAGTAGCTCGAGCGCAACAAGCTACTCCTTCTAATAATTAA
- a CDS encoding NAD(P)/FAD-dependent oxidoreductase produces the protein MSKKKVLIIGGGYAGIVAANRLSRKNSEVEITLITAEPIFREKIRNHQVIAGTKGKDFQIRNLLNSKVSLIIQRVEKIFPKENKVLLNDGTTFEYDYLGYTAGMRAGDPGTKGVNYFSVASFQDSERLRKELNDHPDANITVLGGGLSGIEVATELAENYPSAKITLLDSDKIGKNFSSDAVLYMKEVLKNLHVNLIEGERGEYLLEDKIKTSNGTQVLHDYCVISAGLVASDLGKNSGLESNKIGQVYLNEYMQVPEYSNIIGAGDAVKISGEEYSYLRMACATALPMGIYLGERISNLLGKKSEIGQKPFELAYVGRCVSLGRKEGLFQFLNYDDSPKEKFWKGRLGAFIKELICKFTVFSFKAEKYFDFYAIPQPKEKTLVKENERLATAEK, from the coding sequence ATGTCAAAGAAGAAGGTATTGATCATCGGTGGAGGTTACGCAGGGATCGTTGCGGCAAACAGATTGTCCCGCAAAAATTCAGAGGTGGAAATTACTCTGATCACTGCAGAACCTATCTTTAGAGAAAAGATTAGAAACCACCAAGTTATTGCAGGAACCAAAGGAAAAGATTTCCAGATCCGAAATTTATTGAATTCGAAGGTAAGTCTGATTATCCAAAGAGTAGAGAAAATATTCCCGAAAGAAAACAAAGTTCTCTTAAATGACGGGACCACTTTCGAATACGATTATTTGGGTTATACCGCAGGAATGAGAGCAGGAGATCCAGGCACCAAAGGAGTTAATTATTTTTCAGTCGCAAGTTTCCAGGATTCGGAACGATTGAGAAAAGAATTAAATGATCATCCCGATGCAAATATTACAGTATTAGGTGGAGGACTTTCCGGGATAGAAGTAGCAACAGAACTCGCAGAAAATTATCCAAGTGCAAAAATAACACTTTTGGATTCGGATAAGATCGGAAAAAATTTCTCTTCAGATGCTGTTCTTTATATGAAAGAAGTCCTGAAAAATCTACATGTAAACCTGATCGAAGGAGAAAGAGGAGAATATCTATTAGAAGATAAGATCAAAACTTCTAACGGAACACAGGTCCTTCATGATTATTGTGTGATCTCCGCAGGGCTTGTTGCCTCCGACCTTGGGAAAAACTCAGGATTGGAATCCAATAAGATCGGCCAAGTGTATTTGAATGAATATATGCAGGTTCCTGAATATTCCAATATTATAGGAGCAGGAGATGCAGTAAAAATTTCTGGTGAAGAATATTCCTATTTGAGAATGGCATGTGCCACTGCTCTTCCAATGGGGATCTACCTGGGAGAAAGGATCTCCAACCTTTTAGGGAAAAAATCAGAGATAGGGCAAAAACCTTTCGAGTTAGCGTATGTAGGACGTTGTGTAAGTTTAGGAAGAAAAGAAGGACTATTCCAATTCTTAAACTATGATGATAGCCCTAAAGAAAAATTCTGGAAGGGAAGACTGGGAGCATTCATAAAAGAGCTTATTTGCAAATTTACTGTCTTCTCCTTTAAAGCCGAAAAATATTTCGATTTTTATGCGATCCCTCAGCCTAAAGAAAAAACTTTAGTCAAAGAAAACGAAAGATTAGCGACGGCAGAAAAATGA
- a CDS encoding alpha/beta fold hydrolase: METVLENKTVSPKLPSGYYTSKLGKIAYWVEGKGKPIFLLHSAGHDHNDFESILPSLSEKYKVISLDWPGHGLSENPQPATSASAVEYAEILPDLVANLAPEGGIFIGNSLGGFASMNLALKRPELVKGLVIVDSGGLNDPDWITKSFAGLKSKVWFTGLVWNFFPNHYIKIRNKYTESILTRIKEREDVEGAKEVNASIWKSFLDERHDLREKVSQIQASTLIVWGEYDPVIDPKLAQRLHEKVKGSKLAYLKTGHVPFAENPKEFLKVTLPFLDSI, translated from the coding sequence ATGGAAACAGTTTTAGAAAACAAGACCGTGTCGCCAAAATTACCAAGCGGATATTATACCTCTAAGTTAGGAAAGATCGCTTATTGGGTAGAAGGAAAAGGAAAACCGATCTTCTTACTTCATTCCGCCGGTCATGATCATAATGATTTCGAATCAATTTTACCAAGTTTATCAGAAAAATATAAAGTGATTTCTCTGGATTGGCCGGGCCATGGATTATCCGAGAATCCACAACCTGCTACTTCTGCTTCCGCGGTGGAATATGCGGAAATATTACCTGACCTTGTCGCTAATTTAGCTCCGGAAGGTGGAATTTTTATAGGGAACTCACTCGGAGGATTCGCTTCCATGAATCTTGCTTTAAAAAGACCTGAACTTGTAAAAGGCCTCGTGATCGTAGATTCGGGCGGACTAAACGATCCGGATTGGATCACTAAAAGTTTCGCAGGATTAAAATCCAAGGTTTGGTTTACAGGACTCGTTTGGAACTTCTTCCCGAATCATTATATAAAGATCAGAAATAAATACACTGAATCCATTCTAACTAGGATTAAAGAAAGAGAAGATGTAGAAGGCGCGAAAGAAGTGAATGCTTCTATCTGGAAAAGTTTTTTAGACGAAAGACATGACCTAAGAGAAAAAGTCTCCCAGATCCAGGCATCTACATTGATCGTCTGGGGAGAATATGACCCGGTAATAGATCCAAAACTCGCCCAAAGACTTCATGAAAAAGTAAAAGGTTCAAAGTTGGCCTATCTTAAAACAGGCCATGTACCATTCGCAGAAAATCCAAAAGAATTTCTGAAAGTTACACTTCCCTTTTTAGATTCCATCTGA